The DNA sequence ctttttattggtatatataggctccaggatgatcaggactctcaaaatcttcaatttcgactaaaatcaggattctggggcagaGACAAGGTGCGGGCACGCTGTTTTCGGCCACAGCCGCGCTGGAATAGTGTTTTCAGCAGCACGGGCGCGCTCGTTTTGGCGTggccgcgctgacattctggaaaaatTTTGACAATTCATCTTTTGGTCGTATCTTGAGTTTTGCTCTTCAGAATttggcgattcaactgcccacgcgaagctaatgAGATTCTCTAAAAATTTAGAATGGCCTAGtcttccaattctgatctcttttcagAATATTTCTTTTAAAAACTTCTCTCTttatttaactgatgcctgaaatgcacaaacacaaaaacacatcaaaaataccaagaacttgagtccaaaacaccaacttaagcctgaaatgaagcgttccaagtagatataaaatccacttatcaccaaccccccttaaataattatattaCTACTGGGCAAACAATTGTATCCACTTATCAacttttatccagttttccaaaccacttacatatctcttttcaaaacaattctatcacaacacattttccaaaacattttcattttattcaaaacttagagataggtactttcagaagttacttttcccccaaaccacaagttaacaaaataatttaaacacaggggatacataacttaaaacgttctgttccagtacgtaatttaaatcaacaattattcatatattactgaaccataaggatatggtcaggggtacttgcctcaatACGCTTTAACAACTATTATTGGCTGGCTTTGCACCGACTGGGATGCTAGGGATTTCGACTGGAACCTACAGGaaccgaaataccctaaattagaaGTCTGAATATGCTTTACTATCCTCAGTAACAATCTAGCCGTACGTTAACAAAACCTGACTcgtaacattctcaatataataatacacgtatcaattagaGTTCACATCAacgaaagtcggttcggtgtttgttttcaaaaatacgtatactcgttattttataaaattagggttctcggttttggcaaaatatttcatcataacacataatcaggtttcgtataaagtatttatatataatcgatcgacgttccgatagtcaCTGGGTACGACCTCGCATTTCCGTAATttgatttcccgaaaatcgggcagcacctcctctatttatTGTACTAACCCATcaaacaactcgacgtcaaaccAAATCACAACAGCTACAACTACAACCCATTCACAATTCCCAATCACTGATTCAAACCACAATAACAATAATTCCCAAATTCTCAAGCACCAATTAAATCCAgttattatttaatattcatatttttacattttaatttgtattttataattttattcgtATGACTCAGATTgtatcatcatagtccaccgtcggctcgccgacggcggtaaaatctaCGGGTTTCCGATCATGTCAGACATCCTacgtaaatttcaccgattaattataATTGCTTCCGCACGATAAATTTTATTTCATAAATTCACTTAAATCATTATCCTGCAAAAAGTagaataattaaattaataacaGAAATTCACAAAATCCAACACATGTAAACACGCACCAACATTCAGGGGAGGGGGACACAACCGGAAACAAGCACAAATCGGAATAACCAGAAAATATGGCCGGAAAAAAAAATGAATCAGGCGGCTACACGGCGGTACCGCCGCGTAAACACCAAACCCACGATACCAAACGCACACACACGACACTGAACACACACagataaatatgtatatatatatgtattcgTGTATATACAGAGATTGACAGAAAGAAGAAGGCGGGGGAGGCGATTTTGTCGGAGGAGGAGTGATACCGGACTTACCGGAAAATAAAACAGCACGGACAGCGAAAGAAGGAGGAAGGGGAAGAATTAATCGATTGATTGCAGGAGAAATCAGAACAAAAATAGAAAGAACTAGAAGAGAGATTGCTGGAAAGAAGAGTAGTCGATGGGCGGGTTAAACAGATGGGAGAAAAGAAATTGGGTATTTACAATTACCCTTGTCTGCTAAATCGGTCTCGTATTATCCTGAATACGACTCCCCCATTATCCACTTAACGAACCATTCATGGGTAATAAAacccgaaaattacgaaaatactTTTATAAAATATCATAAACAATTAAAAGTTGTTTAGAATAAATTTTCACAATTGTGAACTCACTTTTGAAATGCAACACGTATTCGCGTTTAACGATTACACGAAACACGCGCGGGTCGAATAAATCCCAAAAATCTCcgaacaaattttaaaattctcggaatattttaaatcacctaaaatataaatttcgtaatttttgaagaattctgaaattaatgactaatttttataattaaatacaatcaaaaaattaaaaataaataaataatcaataaatattGATTTCGAAATATTATAAActcttaaaaataataaataaaattatgaagtaataaaaataattttaaagataatccaagtatttatgggaataatttttttattaaaatcacttttaaatataAAACAAAACAACACGGCTCAACATCAGATCACAAGATAATCCTCGAACACCAACAAGCacatataattaataataatattaacaaaaataatatccgGCTGACAGAActcatacacatattttatttatttatttaatacttaCTCATTTAAATAATGCAAAAACATACAAGTCGTTATATCATTCCCCCttaaaagattatgtcctcagaatctgatctaattaaataaattaggaaacttgtcaagcatatctgactctaactcccaagtagactctttcACTCGAGGATTCCTCCACAATACTTTGACTATGGGGATAGACTTAGTTATAAGGATtcgctctttacgatctaggaTCTGGATTGGCCGTTCCACGTAGGATAAGTCTGGCTGAAGCTCGATTGGTTCATATTCAATAACTTGATTCGAATCTGGGATATAACGCTTCagcatagacacgtggaacaaATTATGGATATGTTGTAACTGCGGTAGCAATGCCAACTCATAAGCCACTTTACCAACTTTTCTCAATACTTCAAAGTGTCCGATATATCTAGGACTCAACTTGCCTTTTTGCCCAAATCTAACCAATACTTTCCAGGGCGACAATTTTAGCAATACCAACGACCTTATTTCCATGTCCATGTCCTTTCGATGAAGGTTTGTGTTCTttttctgtctatcttgagccgcttctaacctttttcgaatcaatACAATTGCGTCCTTGGTTTgttgaaccaactcaggacctaacaatttcttttctcctacttcatccctATAGAGTGGAGATCTGCACTTACGTCCATACAGGGCTTTGTAAGGCGGCATTCctatgctggcatgataactattattataggaaaactcaatcaacggcaagtgtgtaataaccgggaaaattatattaatattatgtgttaaataaataaacattATGTGTTTAATAACATTAAAGTGATTACTGCCATAATATTAGATGTTGTAGTTGTTATGTGTGTTTTCGAGCGGGCCAGTAAATTTTTCAATTGATTAATATACATCTAAACTGCAATTATTTGAATTTATCTACAACCGGGACGCGTGTTTATTAACGTCTTTAtt is a window from the Apium graveolens cultivar Ventura chromosome 1, ASM990537v1, whole genome shotgun sequence genome containing:
- the LOC141683145 gene encoding uncharacterized protein LOC141683145; its protein translation is MPPYKALYGRKCRSPLYRDEVGEKKLLGPELVQQTKDAIVLIRKRLEAAQDRQKKNTNLHRKDMDMEIRSLVLLKLSPWKVLVRFGQKGKLSPRYIGHFEVLRKVGKVAYELALLPQLQHIHNLFHVSMLKRYIPDSNQVIEYEPIELQPDLSYVERPIQILDHLTHALGAVSRDTGVVVDWPPDPQPEEGDLPDN